ATGGGTGTAAACAGACTCTTTGTACGAACTGTTACTATGACATACATGCATAGGATAGTGAAGggaatatatttgtaaataggtattttatctTCTACAATTATAATGATAATCCTGTTGTACCATGGCCGTACACAGGTCTGCTTCCGCAATGAGAGGCGTCAAGCTTTAAGCAAATGcaataactattaataaattatattttttatattacattttgtttgattatttcttttctaggggagaggcctttgctcagcagtgggacacagaagtagactagataaaaaaaaaatcttttcagcgTTTCTGTCAAAGGGTCTTTGATAATATATCTTTACAGATccgatattaattaatttctagaTGGTTCGATGGTCGCGTGGCTAATCCAATAGTAAGTTGTTTATTGGTTTAAGATACAGCCTTCGGTTTAATTAATGGCGTATTTGCAAAATGCATTTATATCTGTGAGTTCTCAGAAGCAAGCCCAACCTGATGTTTCCGGGAAACGGGAATATTAGTGCTTGTGAAACAGTAAATTCCATTTTAGGGAACAATaaggtttaattaaaatgctttGATAATGTTTTCACAAAGGTAACGTATTTTATATGTgattactcccggtttctgtgtacatttagcggtagtttatctattcaatagcgtttttttatttaagtttaaacgtttttgaatagttaaactaccgctaaatgtacctcagaaatcgggggttagaaATGTAAGGTATCTAGTAAAAAGCTGCGCAAACAGTCTTCAACTACGGTATCCTAAAGTTTGTTAGCGGAGAATGCTGAATGTCTtttggcggcttgaacaactttgactagTTATGTAATGCATAAACAACCGTGATTATACTGATCAAAATTGACTTGCAACTACGTACGATAAAGTTCTTTTTCaggtgtattttttgtatgtcaATATGTAATAAGGTATAGTCATATAACTattataggtaaatatatttcatgtttAAACTGAGCCAAAATTGGCTTgtcttttaaacttttattcaaaCAGCTTCTTTAGAAGGACTGTTACAAAAAGtaagcattattttttacttcgATGCACTTTAAACgtaacttgatttttttttaaatatttgtttcttttacagTTGGTTTGTGGTGTCGCTACGAAGGAAAGTTCGTCTGCAATATAAAGGCTTTGCGTGTTATGAGTATGGGGAGTAGAAACAAGCCTTCAGTTGGGCTGCTGTTCTTTTCAAGATGCTGCCCTGCGAGGATTTTCACTCAAGAGGAAAAGGCGCTGTTCGTCAAAAATTGTCATGACCACACTCGTATCACGCCTTGTTcttattgtacaaataaaaaaaatataacttttgaaTACACAGTTAATTCTTTTTCTACTGTCAGTTATTAGGTGTTGAGAAattattagcaatttttttcCCTACTCCTATTTGTCCAAACTGATCCTAGAGCCTTTAATGCTAAGCTACCTACGATATTGTTtcttatatgtttttaaagatgtcaataaatgttttgattttactTATGATTATGTTTAGGgtttacatttttatcaaagatatttgttgacatgttattttaaagatgtatgtacatatgtgtcTTAAAAGGGCGATACCaaaatttatgtatgtttaatagATTTCATAATTACAGGATAAGTTGCAAATAAGTatgtgacaattttttttttcaggttatTTAATCTGGACGAAAGAGGTACAATTTTCACACAGTTGTCCAGTTCCAATGAAACTGGCCATGCCAAATCATTATTAATAAGAACCTTAATTAccttatgaaaaatattttttgcaggGCGACTTAATTTCTTTCAGAATGCCGAAGGTAAATTACTACTTCGATTTAACGGTGTGAAATATCGAGTTAGCCGAGCCAATACACGGACGGGTAAAATTAAATGGCGATGTATAACCCATGCAAATTACGGCTGTAAAGCGAAGATGTATACTATTTATGATAAATATCTGCGCTGTGACGAAATACATGTAAATTTCTACAGCCAAGTTTAATAAAGTAGAAATAAGACTATAGGTTCAAAATTAACTGCCAAGCTTCAAGGGATTATgtgtacaataataatgatatagTCAAAATTAATGCAGAATAATTATTGTATCCAGTTGAGAATTGATTTAGAGTTAACTAAAGTTAGTCTTGAAGGCGCTCTTACCAACGGCGGGCGGTAAACGATATGTAGAGTAAACAACGTTTGGCGCAGGCATAACACAGATGGGTGACACAGTGGTATGTAAGCTATGCGTCTCCGTAATGAAGGATATTCATTTCAGAGAACATGAAAAAAGTTGGTCCTGCTTGTTATTTACTTAGAATAGCAGTTGTTAACTAATGTCTCCGGGTGGTCTGAATAACTTTGGCACTCGCTTCACTACTATATGAGGCCTGAAGTATTAGACACTAGGTTTACTAAAAATACTCTTAGTTATCTAGTCATTAGTATTATAAGGTAAAGatatgttatttgattattatatagTAGAATATTGGAatacctgacgtttcggcgcaggttacgctcagtccagtcagcctgcgacaaGGACCAGTGTAAGGTTTCGATTTACTTTGGCAACGAAAGGAAAAATGCACATTCACGTtatttcccgtattctattattatataataaatatgcaacgcgaatgtttaaaagttatgttgtTTGAGTGTTTTGCAGCTATTTGTGTGCAGCAAAACTACGTATTATAATCTACATATGGGTATTTATTAGATATGTTTTGTTACagtattaaaatactgattTAATTTAGAAgcatatataattttgttaatttgaaaCATTGAAATATCTACCAACTTTCCAATTTTGCTACAAATTGTTTTTGGCGCATTAAATGTTTTCTTGttgttataaaactgtttattatttttatatttttgttacaaaaataatattaataataatttataacaatataaaaatagatctaatataatattataataaaaattgttctaattcaattattattatatttacttgcAGAATCTAACTTTGAAGGTTCCGAAGATAGTTTGACTGTCTTGAGCGATTTGGACTCAGTCTTTAACGACGATATGGATGAGGGACACATTAGGTTTTCCGGAAAAAGATTACCCGGCAGTTCTTTTGGTAAgtctatattatatttgtatatacaaAAACTTAGCGCTGGCCAGCTAGTTTCTTTGCTTGAACTTGGCTTGACACGCTGCCGCGTGTATAGAAATTGTAACTTTAGTAAACTATTTGAACCCCCTATTacacgggactaacattgtcaatagCGAAATGTGAGTGCATGTAATACTCCTCTGCCAGAACTTTCTGGTATTAAAGGCATGCGCTTGACATTTAAATCTGtgcacttaaaatattaattatgtatattatatcacgcctattatactcGACAGTGGAGGTACATACAAATCAATGtactttgaataattataatcatttactagctgactggcccgacttcgtcccgGTTTAGTACAATTtcatcccgttgattccattcccgtagGAATTTTGATCCTACGGATCCCATACAAAACTTGTCCCgacaatttagtttagttgttcaaaagttatgcccgtacatacatttcggtgatacatttttatttatatagatttacaCTTTTACTTTCATTCATTTTAAgcatacatacttaataaataatgttatttgtgCAGAAGAAGATTCAGATAATCACCTCGTCCCCTTGGAGACGATTGTGAGAGAAGACAGTCCAGAATTGTTTGAAGCAGCTCCTGCCTTAGTGGGTCTGAACAACAGCGTCATAGACCCTGTGCTGTCAGCATGCAACCTCAATCCCGTACTAGTTTCTTCGGATCCCAACCATTGCAGTAAGTTTCTTGCTGTAAATAGTTTTGGTTTTGTGTGTTATGGTTTCTTATGGCTGCTACACACATGCCATGCAAGGCCGCCGGCACACTCCGCGCAGAGCTGTCAAATGCTCGAATGTTAGAAACTAATGACGCCGGCAAGCCGCATAACCCGCACGGCACTGCCGCCGCCCATGGCACTGACGCCGGCACTGTGTGCCCTTATAGACCAATGAATCTACATCATGTAATTTAAATGCCTAGATTGAAGGACAAATGTATGAACATGAACGCTTGTCAAACGGATATTTCATCCGTTTGACATACTACAACATCAAtatcttttctattttaattctttTGTTCTACAGATCCGTTTCAATAGACTAGGCTTTGAAGTATAGtcttaaaaactcttttagCAGACTAGAATAGGTCCATAAAAGCTTCCAAATTAATACCCATATTAATACGGACAAGTGTTGCTCAATAACATCGTATTTATACTACGATACTCATCATTgatataaatactatatttgAGTTGCTTAATGTTAAGGGACATTTTAGTATTcgatgttttatgtttattatttttgtcttattaGATCCAAGCAACCGTAATGTAACCGGCAGGCAAGACATTGACGATGCTGGATCTCTGAACAACAGCATGGAAGGCTTCCCTGTCAATCCTATGACAGGTGagtggaaaatatattttatacctacattACTGTCTAATTAACAAACATGAGCCTCCAGATTAAgattttaagacaactcccccATTTCTAGAGTCAACGACAGCCAAGTGCTTGTTGATTTGCATTAATTTTGATTCTAAAGAACGCTGTTTCTTGATGTAATGAGGTGATTTTTTCTTATGTCAAAAACGAATTGATAATATCTTATTCACgcaaaaaatgtaaaagtcaTAGCCTAAAATATAGaggttaataaaaattataaataaaaaaatgagacAGTtgaatttttgataaatttactataaattaatattaatgataacTTTTTACAATTTCTAGTGACAGAAAACTTGGAAATCGCATCTCACCTTCGAGGCCAAGTACTCAGAGCTCGGGGTAAGCAATATACGGCTGTAGTCCGAGACACAAGGATCATTGACCCGTTTGAATCTGAAGAAGAATCGGATGCAGACGAAGACGGATCATCATCTTCAACCATTTACGATCCACATAAACAAATCATAGAGCTACAAAATAAAGGAAGCCATGGCCGAGGAAAACAAATATATGAACAAGAAGAGGCTTATGAGCGAAATGATGACAATGAACAACCAACAGTTGTTTCTCTACCACAAGACGAGTTTCAACCTCAAACCCCAGATTCTGCTGAATCTGAACAGAATAATGTACAATTTGATCACGCAAAATATAAAAGCTCAGatataatgtatgaaaatgaaatagAGGTGACAGCAGAACCAATACAAGATGATGTAGAAGCACAAGAGTTAGCTGAATCTCGAGTGCTCGATCTTGGTAGAAAGAAAAAGAGCTCTTCTCCAGTAACTCCAGTGCGAGTCTGTTCTACCTCTGGTAAGTCCTAAACTTCATTGTTTTATAGCTTAAGGTCCTCTTTTAATTCTAAATCTATCTATTCTTCAACCATAGTTTTATGCTTAATACATTACTTAAGTGGCATCATCGGAAACAAttactaaacataatatattaggtcgaggaaaaagtcttttcgcattatagtatgtatgaacttgtaatgtGAATGTTTTATAGCTTAAGGTccttttttaattcttaatcTATCTATTCTTCAACCATAGTTTTATGCTTCATACATTACTTAAGTTGCATCATCGGAAACAAttactaaacataatatattaggtcgaggaaaaagtcttttcgcattatagtatgtatgaacttgtaatcatatcttttctctacgcaaaaaagttcgatatttgcGTGCcccacgagctcactaaaagaaacctgatgaaccgtgtactcatttgtgagtcttgaagccaaagagattttttacaagttcatacatactataatgcgaaaagactttttccccgacctaatacattgCTTTTGCTTGAATTTCGCagtatgtttatttgaaaaatgttattcttTATGTCAATTAACATATTACTTTCTGTTTTTCAGACCATGATGTTTTGTTCACTTATAGTAGTCGAGGTAAACCGATTCTAATAGTGAAAGGTATAACGTACCGCAAAAACGGCTACTGTATGTCGAAGATACGCTGGCGTTGTGCTACTCATGAGAAATACAAATGCCACGCAAAAATCCATACGCTAAATAATACAGTTATTGTATTGAGCAATGAGCATCGAACTAGCAACACTGAGCCTGAAACCGTAGTATCAGAAATGAACTAAATAAACTGCGGTTGCCAAAGATACGAAGAGCTATCAAGAgataaatgtgtttaaaaatatctgttaacGGGTCTTATATGCGATTGATATATTGAGGTATACGATACCTTGTGGCCGGTATAACTCGGTCCAAATGTCGGCTGaacgtatattttaattacaaattaggGTGCTTTTCGACCAGTGATGCGCTATGCTGCGTTTGATATCCACCAATCATATGCATTGATGCATAAATTGGTGAAAACGGATTCAGCTAAGATATATTTTAGATATGAAAGGATACgctctattttttttactttatttgaggCAACAGAGGCCCTaaatactaatacatacaaaatataacttataattataagcGATTACAACTATTGCACCGTTGTGTATCGCGCGGTATCGGGTATCCGCCACAGAATCGCCGGAAAACAACACCTTTCGGCCAAATTTCACTCTCACCACAAAGGTATTAAAATCCTCATTGTGACGTGATTCGAACCTCTGGATGTTCTGCAAAGTCCACTTCGTTTTTATCCGTCTGAACtctacaaactcttcagcttttgtAGAGTAATGCAGCCTGGACAAGTACAGCAGCGTCACTGGTACATCGGGACGCAGCAAGTACTTCGGTCTGATCGGTGCAGTGCCGCACTTATTTTGGCTcggcttctttttcttttttgtgcCATGACGAAGTCATCCTTGTCAGCCTGTTCCTTAGCTCGCACCCTGTTGTCTTTCTGGGTGAATAGGTAGTTCTTTTGTTTGACAATTGGTCACTTTCTCAGCACAACAGGTGTTTTCTTAGCAACTATATCGGCGTAGGCACGTGCAGGGGTCATCGTACCAACACGTGATGTCTCAGTGGTCGCGTAGAAGCGCATTGCGACGACGGCGGCGACCAAAGCTTCGTCAGCCATACCGACAGCTGGTGACGCACTAGTGTTTGCCGACGCAAAACTGCTTATGGAAGCAGTCTGCGCTCCTCGGCGAGTCTTTACCTTCGAGGCTTCTGGTGACCAAATTACTGAACCAATGTTGTGCAATGATGTAATTTCTGCACGCAGCTATGGATGTGATCTGTGGGTGCCTGCTATGGATGTGTACCATACGTCCTCGCCGCTACTCTATTATCGAAACATGGCATAGCTCGAGGTGTGCATATTTCTCGGGGAGCTTCTTTACGGCGGCATATTCATAGCGTATTTTACTCGCACCGCTTCATAGCATAGTATTGGTGGAGATGGTTACATAGTTTTACAGCTTGGCTATTATATCCAGCATAGTATCCAGCACATCTCTGGTAAAGGCACTCTAAGACCCGTTAACAGAAGAATTATGTTTACTGTACCGttattctctacaactatcgactaccgacaaccagctaactatcgaaaaaaattgtatgacattcggtttagcgcctctagtgggcggcgtagaaactattttggcagtaaactTGAATGttaaattctcgatactcgatggttccgattgtagagaatcgtgtttgtagcgcgattctgtacagtcggcactgtcgagtattgaaaatttaacatttagaacgtactgccaaaatagttccaacgatgtccatcagaggcgctgatcagattttcatacaaaatttctcgttgacaggtcggttgtcggtagtcgatagtagtagggaatcgagctacaggtcgCATTAGTTTGAAGTTTATTTTCCgttattttaagtaaacaaacccaacatatttatttgaaaattacaagcgacatattttgtatttatatttctgaAGCATGAAGCACTATTTAGTTTAAGTATTACTTAaaggcccaaacggagatggcgggaagACCTGGATGCGTTCCTGGATGGATGGCCGGAGGCAACAGCCGACCGAGAGGACgggaaactcaggggagaggcctttgctcagcagtgggacatagaaacaactaataaaaaaaacttcaacTGTATGAGTGCTAAGACATTTAGGCTTGCACATATTCGTTTCGGCATTAATCGGGATAGCTAGGCGGCAAAAGCGAATTTAGGTAGTTGAACGTGATTGGCACAAGCCGAAGAAGtaagtcgagtcggttttgctGTTCGATAAATGTAAGGTCGGCAGACCAAAGCACTTAAGTCAAAAAGTCGAACTTTACAGGATCAATAAAAAACGTTCCGTCTTGGAATTTTCAAATTGTGCG
This DNA window, taken from Anticarsia gemmatalis isolate Benzon Research Colony breed Stoneville strain chromosome 11, ilAntGemm2 primary, whole genome shotgun sequence, encodes the following:
- the LOC142976394 gene encoding uncharacterized protein LOC142976394 isoform X2, whose protein sequence is MASDEQFSLCWNNFHANMSAGFHGLLSRGDLVDVTLAAEGRLLQAHKLVLSVCSPYFQEMFKMNPTQHPIVFLKDVSHSALRDLLQFMYQGEVNVKQEELASFISTAEQLQVKGLTGNQNEESSTPSKPKPTSRPGPRSSQQRQSVMTKLETDLDSKPSSTPVAVKRPNRPSIASNNSSSSQSGPAKRKCVDPLEAGPSGSAKDEFVTIPDEDENNAVAPKMEPEFVNESMWDDDEDGANNEETNFGEDDSNMEMTGFDGSTTGDGNITGGGEGGAVGDAQESNFEGSEDSLTVLSDLDSVFNDDMDEGHIRFSGKRLPGSSFEEDSDNHLVPLETIVREDSPELFEAAPALVGLNNSVIDPVLSACNLNPVLVSSDPNHCNPSNRNVTGRQDIDDAGSLNNSMEGFPVNPMTVTENLEIASHLRGQVLRARGKQYTAVVRDTRIIDPFESEEESDADEDGSSSSTIYDPHKQIIELQNKGSHGRGKQIYEQEEAYERNDDNEQPTVVSLPQDEFQPQTPDSAESEQNNVQFDHAKYKSSDIMYENEIEVTAEPIQDDVEAQELAESRVLDLGRKKKSSSPVTPVRVCSTSDHDVLFTYSSRGKPILIVKGITYRKNGYCMSKIRWRCATHEKYKCHAKIHTLNNTVIVLSNEHRTSNTEPETVVSEMN